A genomic segment from Neobacillus sp. YX16 encodes:
- a CDS encoding glycoside hydrolase family 65 protein, whose amino-acid sequence MKTKQVIYDNNFDLHSLNKFSSVMALGNGYLGVRAAHEEDYTGQIRGMYVAGVYNKATANETSDLVNLPDIAGMLIEIDGINFSMLEGEVLSYERGLSLETGELRREFIWKNKTGARFKFVFQRFAAKDHLHLLASKVTVASLDKPARIKMITGINAQQTNFGRQHLIEESVRVFNEEILQGIYQTTETGIIISIAASIHAPGASRISFSAKNRQLNASIDGDLVKDEPFVFEKIGTVYTSLESTNPDRDSLENLKSNSLLGYEALLERSASKWQEFWQAKRIEITSTDEFDQTAMDFALYHMEIMTPAHDERFSVGAKGLTGEGYKGHVFWDTEIFIAPFHLFTEPETAKKLLRYRYLHLQQAKEKAAQNGYEGALFPWESAMTGKEETPEFAAINIRTGTRQKVASAISEHHIVADIAFAVVQYFQNTLDEEFMRNEGLALLKETAQFWMSRTVEEGGKLSIKDVIGPDEYTEHIDNNAYTNYMAYYNVEQALYFMDQFQHTDEQLFNRGKDFLNTLYLPKPNKDKIIPQDDTFLSKPEIDLTPYKQTQGSQAILLDYSRAEVNEMQILKQADTVMLLYLFPDLFPKEVVAKNLHYYEAHTIHDSSLSKAIHAIVAARCEDEEAAYRFFKEACLIDLGPNPHSSDEGIHAASLGAIWLTTMFGFANMSQRTGRLNFNPKLPENWSELVFPLTYQGRKLKVKLTHQHFEITKLLGPDLAIEINGRDYLLSDTVEVEIKN is encoded by the coding sequence ATGAAAACGAAACAAGTAATTTACGATAATAATTTTGATTTGCACTCACTTAATAAATTTTCGAGTGTTATGGCTTTAGGAAATGGCTATTTAGGTGTCCGGGCTGCCCATGAGGAGGACTATACCGGTCAAATTCGCGGGATGTATGTGGCGGGTGTCTATAATAAAGCAACGGCCAATGAAACGTCTGATCTCGTCAATTTACCGGATATTGCCGGTATGTTGATTGAGATTGATGGCATTAATTTTTCCATGCTTGAAGGCGAAGTGCTTTCTTATGAACGAGGTTTATCACTTGAGACTGGTGAGTTAAGGCGGGAGTTCATCTGGAAAAATAAAACGGGTGCCCGCTTTAAGTTTGTTTTCCAACGTTTTGCTGCCAAGGACCATCTACATTTGCTTGCCTCAAAGGTTACCGTCGCTAGTTTGGACAAACCCGCGAGAATCAAGATGATCACCGGAATCAATGCCCAGCAGACAAACTTCGGCAGACAGCATTTAATCGAAGAAAGTGTTAGAGTTTTTAACGAGGAAATCCTCCAAGGAATCTATCAAACAACTGAAACAGGAATTATAATTTCGATTGCAGCCAGCATACATGCCCCTGGGGCAAGCCGGATTTCTTTCTCTGCAAAAAACCGCCAGTTGAATGCATCGATTGATGGAGATCTTGTAAAAGATGAGCCGTTTGTATTTGAAAAAATCGGAACCGTTTACACCTCACTTGAGAGTACGAATCCTGATCGTGATAGTTTAGAAAATCTTAAATCTAACAGTTTACTAGGCTATGAGGCTCTGCTTGAAAGATCGGCCTCTAAATGGCAGGAGTTTTGGCAGGCAAAGCGAATTGAAATCACCTCTACTGATGAATTCGACCAAACCGCCATGGATTTTGCTCTCTATCATATGGAGATCATGACGCCTGCTCATGACGAGCGTTTCAGTGTCGGTGCAAAAGGGCTAACGGGTGAAGGCTATAAAGGACATGTCTTCTGGGATACGGAAATCTTTATTGCTCCTTTTCATCTGTTCACAGAGCCTGAAACGGCGAAAAAGCTTTTGCGTTACCGTTACCTTCATTTGCAGCAGGCAAAGGAAAAGGCAGCCCAAAACGGTTATGAAGGTGCGTTATTCCCATGGGAAAGTGCCATGACCGGAAAAGAGGAGACACCTGAGTTTGCAGCAATCAACATCCGGACGGGAACCCGGCAAAAGGTGGCTTCAGCAATAAGTGAGCACCATATCGTTGCGGATATTGCCTTTGCCGTTGTCCAGTATTTCCAAAACACATTGGATGAAGAGTTCATGAGAAATGAAGGCCTTGCACTGCTTAAAGAAACGGCACAGTTTTGGATGAGCCGTACAGTAGAAGAAGGTGGCAAGCTTTCCATCAAAGATGTAATCGGGCCGGATGAATACACAGAGCACATTGACAACAATGCCTATACGAATTACATGGCGTACTACAATGTAGAACAAGCCCTTTATTTTATGGATCAATTCCAGCATACCGATGAACAGCTTTTCAACAGAGGAAAGGACTTCTTGAACACTTTGTATCTTCCGAAGCCTAATAAAGACAAGATTATTCCACAGGATGATACGTTCTTATCGAAGCCTGAAATTGACTTGACCCCGTATAAACAAACACAGGGAAGTCAGGCGATTTTGCTGGATTATTCGCGTGCTGAAGTCAATGAAATGCAGATTCTGAAACAAGCAGATACCGTGATGCTGTTGTATCTGTTCCCAGATTTGTTTCCAAAAGAGGTAGTCGCGAAAAACCTCCATTATTACGAAGCACATACCATTCATGACTCTTCGCTCAGCAAGGCTATTCATGCGATTGTTGCAGCGCGCTGCGAGGATGAGGAAGCAGCCTACCGTTTCTTTAAGGAAGCATGCTTAATCGATTTAGGACCAAATCCGCATTCCTCTGATGAAGGAATACATGCCGCTTCTTTAGGAGCCATTTGGCTGACGACTATGTTTGGGTTTGCGAATATGTCGCAAAGAACGGGCCGTCTCAATTTTAATCCTAAGTTACCTGAAAATTGGTCAGAACTGGTCTTTCCACTTACCTATCAGGGGCGGAAGCTTAAAGTGAAGCTGACTCACCAGCATTTCGAAATCACGAAGCTTTTAGGGCCGGACCTAGCCATCGAGATTAACGGCAGGGACTATCTTTTGAGTGACACCGTTGAAGTTGAAATTAAGAATTAG
- a CDS encoding sugar phosphate isomerase/epimerase, with the protein MKLGTQNQAFFPENIKEKFHYIKEIGFEGFEIDGKLLVDHLDEVKEAIAETGIPVTTACGGYSGWIGDFIEERRLNGLEEIKQILEALKEVGGKGIVVPAAWGMFTYRLPPMASPRSQNGDRKAVTESLVYLDKVAEETGTTIYLEPLNRYQDHMINTLADARSYIEENGFKNVKIIADFYHMNIEEDNISEALRKNRDLVGHIHLADNHRFQPGSGSLDFKKHFHTLKEDGYEGFLTIECRVRGNDLDGEYRQAVKHLRESLR; encoded by the coding sequence ATGAAACTCGGAACACAAAATCAAGCATTTTTTCCAGAGAATATTAAGGAAAAGTTCCATTATATAAAAGAAATTGGATTTGAAGGCTTTGAAATTGACGGGAAACTGTTAGTAGACCATCTCGATGAAGTGAAAGAAGCCATTGCGGAAACGGGCATCCCCGTTACCACCGCATGTGGCGGTTACAGTGGATGGATTGGGGATTTTATCGAAGAGCGCAGGCTAAACGGGCTGGAAGAAATCAAACAAATTCTTGAAGCACTCAAAGAAGTGGGCGGAAAAGGAATTGTTGTTCCGGCTGCTTGGGGAATGTTTACGTATCGACTGCCGCCAATGGCTTCACCAAGAAGCCAGAATGGTGATCGAAAAGCTGTAACGGAATCTCTTGTTTATCTTGACAAGGTAGCGGAAGAAACAGGGACAACGATTTACCTTGAGCCATTGAATCGCTATCAGGACCACATGATTAACACCCTGGCAGATGCGCGCAGTTATATTGAAGAAAACGGATTTAAGAATGTAAAAATCATTGCCGATTTCTATCATATGAACATCGAAGAAGATAATATTTCTGAAGCACTACGTAAAAACCGTGACCTAGTCGGCCATATTCACCTTGCTGATAACCACCGTTTCCAACCGGGCAGCGGTTCACTCGATTTCAAGAAACATTTTCACACATTAAAAGAAGATGGCTATGAAGGTTTTCTTACCATTGAATGTCGTGTAAGAGGCAATGACCTTGATGGGGAATACAGACAAGCCGTAAAACACCTGAGAGAATCCTTACGTTGA
- a CDS encoding Gfo/Idh/MocA family oxidoreductase: MKKKVAIIGAGQVAEKVHVAYYQTREELEIVAVVGTNPDKVKEFAERNHIPRFYTDAEEMYAAEKPDIVSICTPNRFHCENVLQAIANGCDVMCEKPPAISAAEAKEMKEAAERNHCLLAYDFHHRFAEDVTILREKVKEGVLGNVYVTKAKALRRCGIPGWGTFTNKEVQGGGPLIDLGAHMLDAALYVLGFPKIEKVTAKMYQKIGTKKSKGTLGEWDPTKFDVEDSLFGFIELEGGRLLQIETSFALNMKEDSVMNVEFFGTEAGATLFPAQIYTDEGGELVTLLNRETADPDRHTKSMGAFVDRCLGKDVMVADGKQGYVIQQMIEALYQSAEKGESVSL, translated from the coding sequence GTGAAAAAGAAAGTTGCGATTATTGGAGCAGGACAAGTAGCTGAAAAAGTCCACGTTGCTTACTATCAAACACGAGAAGAACTAGAAATCGTCGCAGTTGTCGGTACAAATCCTGATAAGGTGAAGGAATTCGCTGAGAGAAACCATATTCCGCGTTTTTATACGGATGCAGAAGAAATGTATGCAGCTGAGAAGCCGGATATTGTGAGTATCTGTACCCCAAACAGGTTCCATTGTGAGAATGTCCTGCAGGCGATTGCAAATGGCTGCGATGTGATGTGTGAAAAACCCCCAGCTATTTCTGCTGCTGAAGCGAAGGAAATGAAGGAAGCAGCCGAACGTAACCACTGCCTGCTCGCTTATGATTTCCATCACCGGTTCGCAGAGGATGTCACCATTCTTCGCGAAAAAGTGAAGGAGGGTGTCCTTGGAAATGTCTATGTGACGAAAGCAAAGGCATTAAGGCGTTGCGGCATCCCAGGATGGGGAACCTTCACAAATAAGGAAGTACAGGGCGGAGGACCACTGATTGATTTGGGGGCACATATGCTTGACGCAGCATTATATGTACTCGGATTCCCGAAAATTGAAAAAGTCACAGCAAAAATGTATCAAAAGATTGGAACGAAGAAATCAAAAGGTACCCTCGGTGAATGGGATCCGACTAAATTTGATGTCGAGGATTCACTGTTCGGATTTATTGAGCTTGAAGGCGGCCGCTTGTTACAAATCGAAACATCCTTTGCACTGAACATGAAAGAAGACTCTGTCATGAACGTTGAGTTCTTTGGTACAGAAGCTGGTGCGACACTCTTTCCTGCTCAAATTTATACAGATGAAGGCGGGGAACTTGTTACTCTTTTAAATAGAGAAACCGCTGACCCTGATCGACATACGAAAAGCATGGGAGCCTTTGTCGATAGGTGCTTAGGTAAGGATGTTATGGTGGCAGATGGAAAGCAAGGATACGTCATCCAACAAATGATCGAGGCATTATACCAATCAGCTGAAAAGGGTGAAAGTGTATCATTATGA
- the pgmB gene encoding beta-phosphoglucomutase: MDNKRIEAVVFDLDGVITDTAHYHFLAWKQLAEEVGITIDEVFNERLKGISRMDSLELILIEGNRQNDFSLAEKEEMATKKNLHYCEFLKELTPEAVLPGILELLAAIKAEGISIGLASVSKNAETVLKALQLEAAFDYCADAAKISKSKPDPEIFLTACKGLGANPAYAIGIEDAQAGIEAINASGMFAVGVGNYLTDANYKVEATSQLNWEKIKEKYFLQ; the protein is encoded by the coding sequence ATGGATAATAAACGGATAGAAGCTGTTGTTTTTGACCTAGATGGAGTGATTACCGACACGGCACATTATCACTTTCTTGCATGGAAGCAGCTTGCAGAAGAAGTGGGAATCACGATTGATGAAGTATTTAATGAAAGACTGAAAGGAATCAGCCGTATGGATTCCCTTGAGTTAATTTTAATAGAAGGAAATCGCCAGAATGATTTCAGCTTAGCAGAAAAAGAAGAAATGGCGACGAAAAAGAATCTGCACTACTGTGAGTTCTTAAAGGAATTAACACCAGAGGCTGTTTTACCGGGAATCCTCGAATTACTTGCTGCCATCAAAGCAGAGGGGATTTCAATCGGACTTGCTTCTGTTTCAAAAAATGCGGAGACGGTGTTAAAGGCGCTACAGTTAGAAGCGGCATTTGATTACTGTGCAGATGCAGCGAAAATCAGCAAATCAAAGCCAGATCCAGAGATTTTCCTCACAGCCTGCAAAGGACTCGGGGCTAATCCTGCCTATGCGATTGGCATTGAAGACGCGCAAGCGGGGATTGAAGCGATAAACGCTAGCGGTATGTTTGCAGTGGGTGTCGGGAATTATCTTACTGATGCGAATTACAAGGTTGAAGCCACATCCCAGCTTAATTGGGAGAAAATAAAGGAAAAATATTTCTTACAATAA
- a CDS encoding RsmD family RNA methyltransferase — MGIYIYTYASYEDEHSLRALEMRSLFGNESQTSILESSVKVDPSRSPFMKERIAFIFEEESYHELLEKVAALQIRETFKVVYVKIGSVEETFEKRRSIEREVGLQIKGMADIRQPKRLFGVMNINGRWVFGDYVESQSVWYEHQQKPHHYSTALSTRVARAVVNIAIPNPNGIKAIDPCCGIGTVLVEALSMGIDIAGSDNNPVILAGTRENIAHFGFSCEVKFEDMRNITKHYDVAIIDLPYNLCSVISPEVQLEMLQSARRFADKVVVVTVEPIDEILLEAGFVIVDRAVAKKGVFIREVIVCR, encoded by the coding sequence ATGGGTATCTATATCTATACTTACGCCAGCTACGAAGATGAACATTCATTGCGTGCTTTGGAGATGCGTTCATTATTTGGGAATGAGTCTCAAACGAGTATTTTGGAGAGTTCGGTAAAAGTTGATCCGAGTCGGAGTCCGTTTATGAAAGAAAGAATAGCCTTTATTTTTGAAGAGGAGAGTTATCACGAGCTTCTTGAAAAAGTCGCAGCCTTGCAAATAAGGGAAACCTTTAAAGTGGTGTATGTCAAAATTGGCAGTGTTGAGGAAACCTTCGAGAAACGGCGCTCCATTGAGAGGGAAGTCGGTTTACAAATCAAAGGTATGGCTGATATTCGGCAGCCGAAGCGATTGTTTGGGGTCATGAATATCAACGGAAGATGGGTATTCGGAGATTATGTGGAAAGTCAGTCTGTGTGGTATGAACATCAGCAGAAGCCCCATCATTATTCCACTGCACTCAGCACCCGTGTAGCAAGAGCAGTTGTGAATATTGCTATTCCGAATCCAAACGGGATAAAGGCGATTGATCCTTGTTGCGGAATCGGAACGGTCCTGGTAGAAGCTCTTTCAATGGGGATTGATATCGCAGGGAGTGACAATAACCCTGTTATTTTAGCGGGAACACGAGAGAACATCGCACACTTTGGTTTTTCATGTGAAGTGAAGTTTGAAGATATGCGAAACATCACGAAGCATTACGACGTTGCGATTATCGATTTACCCTATAATTTGTGTTCGGTTATTTCACCTGAAGTGCAGCTTGAGATGCTTCAAAGTGCCCGCAGGTTTGCGGATAAAGTTGTAGTTGTAACGGTTGAACCGATTGATGAGATTCTACTTGAAGCGGGATTTGTGATTGTTGATCGAGCAGTTGCGAAAAAAGGGGTATTTATTCGTGAAGTGATTGTCTGCAGGTAA
- a CDS encoding nucleotide excision repair endonuclease, which yields MIQITVPKPDVTITKQDNPELSNIYGFTDFHLITREKGGIYMFYNKNDELLFVGKARKLRPRIKKHFEDTVSPIKNHRDEVTKIEVCVIEDPVHREIYETFIINESKSKYNVDKVFFR from the coding sequence GTGATTCAAATAACTGTTCCAAAACCAGACGTTACGATTACTAAACAGGACAATCCAGAGCTAAGTAATATTTATGGCTTTACCGATTTTCACCTCATCACTCGTGAAAAAGGCGGCATTTACATGTTTTATAACAAAAACGATGAGCTGCTGTTTGTAGGGAAAGCAAGGAAGCTGCGCCCAAGAATCAAAAAGCATTTTGAGGATACGGTGTCTCCCATCAAAAACCATCGTGATGAGGTCACAAAAATTGAAGTTTGTGTCATTGAAGATCCCGTACATAGAGAAATTTATGAGACGTTTATCATTAATGAATCCAAGTCGAAGTACAACGTCGACAAGGTGTTTTTTAGATAA
- a CDS encoding S8 family serine peptidase, whose amino-acid sequence MKKSKKNLFKVMSTAALTSLIFSSSFTVFAESNDTTPQSHTIGKTAEQGRPLFFNKDNEETSKDDLYSKDSKKEGLAKPYSPNDVVRLIVEVEQPTEIDKNAKNKKTLYKQKQDKVIDEFSKKNKSKSKSPTKVKHRFFEGFNGFSLETEFQNIKDIQSIPGVTNVHIANTFQPTMGASKELVQAQKVWNQYGYKGEGLLVAIVDSGIDYTHKDMKLSDKAKDKEKWTQASINSKFQETEVNEVWYSDKVPTGYDWADNDTNVIPGPEGSSHGMHVAGTVGASGDETNGGVEGIAPGVQILAEKVFSDNGGGAFEDDIIAGIEHAVTMGADVINMSLGVDAGFVSEEDDPIQKAIRVATKNGTLVVVAAGNASYSTKNNLILSSLKPYADNPDIGVVGAPSISPYAVSVASYENSKIHYNTLADANGYQLPYQDQTQYNFKLSKALSPNQSYDLVYVGNGLKKADYLDQSGQPKVKDKIAVVKLQDQYSYYSNFQFDAERYGEALAVIIIPPDDMADYTYLGLSPYSIPAATTGKAVGQELIKKLTSGQTVQMKVSGGTWVENAKKDSMSDFSSIGSPHTLDFKPEISAPGGNIYSTVPGNDYEVMSGTSMAAPQVAGGSALLLQALYEKGMPHSESTVLKAKLALMNTAKVVMDPRTNGAVPYSPRVQGSGLMQIQNAINTPVIVTSKNAPLEQTGAVALKEIGQNTSFKLNVEAFDTPKGNKDDIEYQVYVDVLIDNTEMKEFDLDNDGTLDSKEYLTLTSDRINGVDITVNDKKVTQTEGASIKIKPGQTKMLTVNISLPDSLKKNSFVEGFVRLVPVAKDQNKAVPLSIPYMGFYGKWDKPQNIDPAAWEQDAFLGYTALWDDTSERYPMGYDPATGRFNLNHIAFSPNFFTNGVYSTFTTLRNVQKTEMYIEDQSGNNIQYLGDFSEYTGKPWKFGKNIMAYGDYLIGGYLWDMKDKSGQFVPDGVYQYVIKTTLDYTNAKPQVVKMPIKVDSIAPTVSDIQVTPKDGRFEISFKAKDNENGSDFLGAVLWVDGQYKDIAPGETSLIVNNEPKSVVVLAADYAYNQSYAVWGDPSYVNQEMIISFFYVSPTENVNKNNPAQIISYASNRIDWTINIKDRNGKIVDSFEVKNEHTLRTQWAPKSDLPDGTYYMSADLVTKSGLKATTQPEQITVGQQP is encoded by the coding sequence ATGAAGAAAAGTAAAAAGAATCTATTTAAGGTGATGTCCACTGCAGCTTTAACATCATTAATTTTTTCATCATCATTTACTGTTTTTGCAGAAAGCAATGACACAACACCACAATCTCATACGATTGGAAAAACGGCGGAGCAAGGAAGGCCATTATTTTTTAATAAAGATAATGAAGAAACTAGCAAGGATGATTTGTATTCTAAAGACTCTAAAAAGGAAGGTTTGGCTAAACCATATAGCCCAAATGATGTGGTTCGTTTAATCGTAGAAGTTGAACAACCAACAGAAATTGATAAAAACGCCAAGAACAAAAAAACATTATATAAGCAAAAGCAAGACAAGGTAATTGATGAATTCTCAAAGAAAAATAAATCTAAATCAAAATCTCCTACAAAAGTGAAGCATCGTTTTTTTGAAGGGTTTAATGGATTTAGTTTAGAAACAGAGTTTCAGAATATTAAAGATATCCAGTCTATTCCAGGGGTTACGAATGTACATATTGCAAACACATTCCAGCCGACTATGGGAGCCAGTAAGGAATTAGTACAGGCCCAAAAAGTTTGGAACCAATATGGTTATAAAGGCGAAGGCTTACTAGTAGCGATCGTTGATTCTGGGATTGATTATACGCACAAAGATATGAAACTATCTGATAAAGCAAAAGATAAAGAAAAATGGACTCAAGCAAGCATCAATTCTAAATTTCAAGAGACAGAAGTTAACGAAGTTTGGTATAGCGATAAAGTACCTACAGGTTATGATTGGGCAGACAACGATACAAATGTCATTCCTGGGCCAGAAGGAAGTTCTCATGGTATGCATGTTGCTGGTACAGTTGGCGCAAGCGGAGATGAAACAAATGGCGGTGTAGAAGGGATTGCACCAGGCGTTCAGATCTTAGCTGAGAAGGTATTTTCAGATAATGGCGGCGGAGCCTTTGAGGATGATATCATCGCAGGAATCGAACATGCGGTTACAATGGGTGCAGATGTTATCAACATGAGTTTAGGTGTTGATGCAGGCTTTGTAAGTGAAGAGGATGACCCTATTCAAAAAGCTATTCGTGTGGCAACAAAAAATGGTACCCTTGTTGTCGTAGCAGCTGGTAATGCATCATACAGTACTAAAAATAATTTAATATTATCTTCTTTAAAACCATATGCAGATAATCCCGATATTGGAGTAGTAGGTGCACCATCTATAAGTCCATATGCTGTATCTGTTGCTTCCTATGAAAATTCAAAAATTCATTATAATACTCTAGCTGATGCAAACGGTTATCAGCTTCCTTACCAAGATCAAACGCAATATAACTTTAAACTATCTAAAGCTTTATCACCAAATCAAAGTTATGACCTTGTATATGTAGGTAACGGACTTAAAAAAGCTGATTATTTAGATCAAAGTGGTCAACCAAAAGTAAAAGATAAAATTGCTGTGGTAAAATTACAGGATCAATATTCTTACTATTCTAATTTTCAATTTGATGCGGAACGTTATGGAGAAGCTTTAGCCGTTATTATTATTCCACCAGATGATATGGCTGACTACACATACCTAGGCTTAAGTCCTTATTCCATTCCAGCAGCTACAACCGGCAAAGCGGTTGGTCAAGAATTGATCAAAAAACTGACAAGTGGTCAAACGGTTCAGATGAAAGTATCAGGTGGTACTTGGGTAGAAAACGCAAAGAAAGACTCGATGTCCGATTTTTCATCCATTGGTTCACCGCATACTTTAGATTTTAAGCCAGAGATTTCTGCTCCTGGTGGAAATATCTATTCCACTGTACCAGGAAATGACTATGAAGTAATGAGCGGAACATCCATGGCAGCTCCTCAGGTTGCAGGCGGTTCAGCATTGTTATTGCAGGCACTTTATGAAAAAGGAATGCCACATTCAGAAAGCACGGTTTTAAAAGCAAAATTAGCATTAATGAATACTGCAAAGGTTGTTATGGATCCAAGAACAAATGGAGCCGTACCGTATTCACCAAGAGTACAAGGATCTGGATTAATGCAAATTCAAAATGCCATTAATACACCGGTCATTGTCACAAGTAAAAACGCACCTTTAGAACAAACGGGGGCCGTTGCTCTGAAAGAAATTGGTCAAAATACTAGTTTTAAATTGAACGTTGAAGCATTTGACACTCCTAAAGGAAATAAAGATGATATTGAATACCAGGTTTATGTTGATGTGCTAATAGATAACACTGAAATGAAAGAATTTGATTTAGACAATGATGGTACTTTGGACTCCAAGGAGTATCTAACCTTAACAAGTGACCGTATTAATGGTGTAGATATTACTGTGAATGATAAAAAAGTAACACAAACAGAAGGAGCATCTATTAAAATTAAACCCGGTCAAACAAAAATGCTAACAGTTAATATATCTTTACCGGATTCATTAAAGAAAAATAGTTTTGTAGAAGGGTTTGTCCGTTTGGTTCCAGTAGCAAAGGACCAAAATAAAGCTGTACCTTTATCCATTCCTTATATGGGCTTCTATGGAAAATGGGATAAGCCACAAAATATTGACCCTGCAGCATGGGAGCAAGATGCATTTTTAGGCTATACCGCCCTTTGGGATGATACATCAGAACGTTATCCAATGGGATATGATCCAGCTACGGGAAGATTTAATCTTAATCATATTGCTTTCTCGCCAAACTTCTTTACTAATGGTGTCTATTCTACCTTTACCACTTTACGTAATGTACAAAAAACCGAGATGTATATTGAAGATCAATCAGGAAACAACATTCAATATTTAGGTGACTTTAGCGAATATACAGGAAAGCCATGGAAATTCGGAAAGAATATTATGGCATATGGTGATTATTTAATTGGCGGATATTTATGGGATATGAAAGATAAGTCTGGACAATTTGTACCTGATGGAGTTTATCAATATGTGATAAAAACGACATTAGATTACACAAATGCCAAACCTCAGGTAGTGAAAATGCCAATTAAAGTAGACTCGATTGCTCCAACGGTTTCTGATATCCAAGTAACGCCAAAGGATGGAAGATTTGAAATTTCCTTTAAGGCAAAAGATAATGAAAATGGAAGTGACTTTTTAGGAGCTGTTCTTTGGGTTGATGGACAATATAAGGATATTGCCCCAGGGGAAACCTCTTTAATTGTAAATAATGAACCAAAAAGTGTTGTCGTCTTAGCGGCCGACTATGCCTATAATCAATCATACGCAGTTTGGGGAGATCCAAGCTATGTTAATCAAGAAATGATCATTTCTTTTTTCTATGTAAGTCCGACGGAAAATGTTAACAAAAATAATCCAGCACAAATTATTAGTTACGCTTCAAACAGAATAGACTGGACAATTAATATTAAAGATAGAAATGGAAAGATAGTCGATTCTTTTGAAGTGAAAAATGAACACACACTTCGAACCCAATGGGCACCTAAATCTGATCTGCCAGATGGTACGTATTACATGTCGGCTGATCTAGTTACAAAAAGTGGACTTAAAGCGACAACACAACCTGAACAAATAACAGTTGGCCAACAACCATAA
- a CDS encoding zinc-binding alcohol dehydrogenase encodes MKKLIAAAPREAALVEYEDREIKPNEVKISVEFASPKHGTEVVDFRGITPFMDEDFNEEWRMFMPREEGSKPGIVFGEFQLGNMIVGKIVEVGSEVTDYKLGETVCTYGPIMETLIANAVDNHRLRKMPEGGKWQNAVCYDPAQYAMAGVRDANVRAGDYVVVVGLGAIGQIAVQLAKRAGARIVIGVDPLANRCDIALRNGADFCLDPTACDVGYEVKKLTNKMGADSIIETSGVAAALQAALKGIAYGGTISYVAFGKPLPAGLNFGREAHFNNAKIVFSRAASEPNPDYPRWNRKRIEDTCWELLMNGYLNCEDIIDPIVRFEESAEAYMEFVDQRPELSIKMGIRYNK; translated from the coding sequence ATGAAAAAGCTAATTGCTGCAGCACCTAGAGAAGCTGCATTGGTGGAATATGAAGATCGTGAAATTAAACCGAATGAAGTCAAAATTAGTGTAGAATTCGCTTCACCAAAGCACGGGACGGAAGTAGTTGACTTCCGCGGAATCACTCCGTTTATGGATGAGGATTTCAATGAAGAATGGCGTATGTTTATGCCCCGTGAAGAAGGCTCTAAACCAGGGATTGTGTTTGGTGAATTTCAGCTAGGAAACATGATCGTGGGTAAAATCGTGGAAGTTGGAAGTGAAGTAACGGATTACAAATTAGGGGAAACGGTTTGTACGTATGGCCCTATCATGGAAACCTTGATTGCGAATGCCGTTGATAATCACCGCCTGCGCAAAATGCCAGAGGGCGGAAAATGGCAAAATGCTGTTTGCTACGATCCAGCTCAATATGCGATGGCTGGCGTTCGTGATGCGAATGTTCGTGCTGGAGATTATGTGGTGGTTGTCGGATTAGGTGCGATTGGCCAAATCGCGGTACAGCTTGCAAAAAGAGCAGGAGCGAGGATTGTGATTGGGGTTGACCCATTGGCAAATCGCTGTGATATTGCTCTACGCAATGGTGCTGACTTCTGTCTTGATCCAACGGCTTGTGATGTTGGCTATGAAGTCAAGAAGCTCACCAATAAAATGGGTGCTGATTCCATCATTGAAACAAGTGGAGTGGCAGCTGCCCTTCAAGCAGCATTAAAGGGAATTGCCTATGGTGGAACGATTTCCTATGTAGCATTTGGTAAACCGCTTCCGGCAGGATTGAATTTTGGACGTGAAGCGCATTTTAACAATGCGAAGATTGTCTTCTCTCGTGCTGCCAGCGAGCCGAATCCGGATTATCCGCGTTGGAACAGAAAACGGATTGAAGATACGTGCTGGGAATTGTTAATGAACGGTTATCTAAATTGTGAGGATATTATTGATCCGATTGTCCGCTTTGAAGAAAGTGCAGAAGCGTATATGGAATTTGTCGATCAACGTCCGGAGTTAAGCATCAAAATGGGAATCAGATATAACAAGTAA